TTTGCGGGTCCGCAAACTCAGTGTACGGGGGCACACACTAAAGGCCCAATTTAGGCAGTGAGCTCCGTATTTTTGGGGACTTGGCGATGACTTAGAAGTCCCGCAAATTTAGTGTGCGGAGCGCACACTGTGTTGTGTGGCCTCGCACTTTCCTGCGCACTCTTTCTTTTTGcaccattcttcttcttttttctataTTCCCATATGATATTTTTAACGATAACCATGAATTTCTGGGTGTTTTTATTAACAAGATGACTCGAGGCAAATTTCTTGCCCAAAAGAACACAACCGAAAAACACAAACTCAAAAAGCGTTTACCGGGAGGGCTTGCACCTACGAAAGGGGAACCCTCTACCCCTGTAATGGATACCTCTCAAGATAGAGAATTTGGGAGCAATTACAAGGAGAGTTTGCGAGGGAAAGATCCGGGGGGTAAAGGACCATTATGATCAGAAACGTTCCTTCAGTTCTGAGAAGCAAATATGTCAGAAAGGGATTTGGGAACACTTCCCTCGGATACTTGAGCATATTGAGAAACATAATTGGATGATCTTCACCAAACCTCCCGAAACATTCATTACATAAATTTGCATGGAGTTTTACGCAAGCCTCATAGTATCCATGGGTAAGAAAAAGCAAATGATGACGGGGTGTACAACTCAGGGAGTTGCGGTGCCAATCTTTCACGAAGAGATTAATATTGAATACTTTAGCAACCATGGCACCCCTCACACGGAGTATGAGGAGAAAATACGCAGGGACGTCGTAGAAAGCATGCTGCCGTGCACTACAAAAAAAACAGCGTTTTGTGACGGATGTATTCCGTCGCTAATCAGCATATATCTGTTGCTACACATGtgttgcgacggattagcgacgAAATGTCGTCTGTTACGATTTTGCGCGTTGCTAACCTATTAGCGATGAAAAAATGAAATTCGTAGCAAACTTAGCGACAGAGTAGCGACGTATGAGATCCGTTCCACATTATAGCAACGGAATGttttgttgctattgttatgaattccgtgactaatttcatatttcatttcgtcGTTTTAGTAAATTAGCGATGAAAATCAttgtcgctaatccgtcgcaaaaTATTTGAATTATTTGTGCCTGCATTTAGCGATAATACAATGTTTGTCGCAGTCTGTAGCCTACTGTTTTCCCTCTAGCAACGACCAAAATCCGTCGCAAATCTgtcacaaatatttttcttccaatttgtttttttttaaaatacacctgttgaaacatactaaatataaattaataaatacccttaaaaataactgacattcacataaaataatatttataaaaaagattcaaaatagaTAGCGGAATCCTAATCGTTAAGTCCAAAACACCGACAACACCAAGCTATCAACTACCAAAAGAACCCACAGATCCATCAAGTATTGTTAGTGCATAATTTTGTTCTTTCCAGCAAAAAGCAGATAACATAAAAAACTAATGCATGGGTGAAGGACTACGATCATCATCAGAAACTAAAGGATCAACATCGTCAACGTTAGCAGTAGGAGGAGGAGGCACTCTGGGTGTCACAACTGATGGTTTGTCGATAGGAGTATTTGGATGATGTGATGGTGAAGAAATCACTCCGCGTGCCTTCTCAATTCCGAAGCTGTAGACATCTGCTTTGTAGGTCAAATAACCCCATAGCGCATACTCGGGTGCCATGTATCCTCTGCAGTTATTAACATACaattatgttacaaattttacCTAACCATACTGCTGATAAGATAAAGGCAATAAAGAAATCTAGTTTGGATTTTACATCAGAACTTACATTGTTCCAACAACTCGAGTGCTAATATGGGTATTATCATCTCCAGTAAGTCTAGCTAGCCCGAAGTCCGAAATTTTGGGATTTAGATCTCTATCTAGCAGTACATTAGTAGCTTTAATGTCTCTGTGTACAATTCTAAGGCTTGATTCCTCATGAAGGTAAGCCAGACCTTTAGCAATCCCAACACAAATCTTGACCCTTGTCGGCCAATCAAGTATCAATTGACTTTTCTCTGAATCTAAAGTTGTCCATACTAAAATGTTAATGGGCATTTCATAGAGATCAAACTGGTAGTAGTTTAGAAACTTTTCTTAAAAGAGAAGGTGTAACTTACTAAATAATGCGCGAGAAAGGCTATTATTTTCCAAGTATTCATATACGAGCAGTAATTCAGTCCCTTTAATGCAACAGCCATGCAGATTAACAAGATTCGGGTGCTGCAAACAAGAAATCATGCCAATCTCATTTAAAAATTCACGATTTCCCTGTCTTGATGAATGCGAGAGCTGCTTCACTGCAACCGAAGTACCATCAGATAGCCGGCCCCACATCAAATATTTGGTTAGAGTTCACAAACAATAATGATAAAGAAGATACTACATTACTATTGTTACCAGAATAATACCTTGAAAACAAACCACCTTCCCCTATCTTGTTAGAAGCATCGAAGTTATTAGTGGCAGCCTTTATTTGCTTTAAAGTATAAGAAACGGTCTGCGGCTCCATGCTCTCTAAATCTGTCATGGAAATATAGACTTTACTGGTTAATCATCTATTTACAACTCACAACTTCTGGATATGGAGTTTCGTTGATCATCATTTCATTACAATGTGCTCTTTCATATCAGTAAAGCATGGATCATCAGCCTAGTGACAAAATTTTCTGGTTAAAGTTACTTCTTTCTAACACTCGTTCAATGATCACCTGTTCTCTGTTTCTTTTTGCATTGCAGATAGCCTTTCTACCAAAGTGCACTCATTACCAACAAGAAAATGCATGCGGCCACTACTCCAACAATAATATAAGCAGTAACACTCTTCTTATCTTCCTCTGAACAAGATCCAAAAGCTGCACAGAAATGAAGACAAGATTATTAGTGTATGCAGAAGTAAGTGTAATAGCAAAATGAGATTGAATCCGTTAAGAGTCAACTAGTTGATTAGAAAGAACTTCAACACGCATATGTCATTCATGGGAAAATAATAGCAAAGTCAATATGTGTGCACTCATCCAAATAGATTTCCTCCGTTTCTAAACCATCAGCTTACGAACAACATCAATATAAATGGTGAACTTTTCCCCCTTGACATTACTACTAAAAATATACAGCCTCCATCCCTTTTAGGCAGAGATAATGGCAAACACAACTGTTGTACTTAAACAGTTCTAATATTAGTATCGAACTTATCTGTTGCAAGCCCGGAACTTGCAAGGACCAATTAACTTGGCTTTTGATTGTTCATTAAAATGAATAGCTAATAAGAAATATAGTGCGTGTATATAAAAGAGAGGCAAATAATTTCAGAATTGCAGGGAAGTAAAAGCTACACTCATCAAGAATTACGAGAGCTTGTAGCATCATAGATCAGTAGCATACTAATACTTATAGTTGGTACAGAACCACACGCAGATCAAGCCAGGTACAAATTTTAATAGCTTAATTCAAAGAAACATTTCCAATAATAAATTAGGAATGCTATTGAAAATTTACTCTTTCAATCATTCAAGCAGGTTTATTTAAAGTTCACAAATTGGCTTTTGATGCTGATAATGTTTTACTTGTCTCAAAATAAATGTCGCAACTCTGAAGAAACCAAAGCAAATCAACTGTTCAGAAAAATACCCCACCAGTTATCTTTTGCAATTTCAGAAGCCAACTGGTGTTCAATTAGCACGGGGAAGAATGGAAAGAATCAGAATTCCCCACATATTGACATGGATCATTTTAGATAGCAGACCAATTATATTCTACAACGGAAGTTTATAAACATTGTCAACCTCACAAATAGCCTAACAGAGCATGTAATCATGCACTCCATTGCAGTATTTCTTGTAGAAGCAATTAAATTATCATGTATGAATCTGGTCATATAATATGTACGATCTCTAGAATATCTCTGTGGGACTTCAAAATGATACATGTCTTTTTGTGTTAGTTTTTTATAGAGGCATTCATAAATACACAATATACTTGAAGGAAACCGAAGTTATAAGTGTAATAGTAGATACACTATGATATTCCCCTTAAAATGATGAAGGTTAAGGAACCTTACTTGGTTTGAGTGAAATAGCAGATATTAGCGGACCGTAATGCCCTCTAGATGGAATTCTGGTAGTTCCTTTGCCAGCCCAGTAAAATCGGATCTCCAAAGTATTATCTGTGACACTGGTGTTAAAATGCCTAACCACGGGCCTTTGAACTCCATCAACCTCATTCACAATATTAAAGTCTTTCCAAACTAATTTCTCTTGAAGTAGAAAGAATATTGTGTAGGTACCTTGTTGAAAGTCAGGGGAATCAATTCAGTGAGATGTTATTATATATTCAGATTAATAGTATACGATATTCTTCCAACTCAAACATCTCAGTATAAAGGAAAGATAAAATTTTGTATTCTAGTATTATAAACTTCTATATAAAGAGACTCTACTTTCTTGTTATTGATCTAATACCTTCCATCTAATGCTTCTGGCCAGACaaagtttttcattttttttaatttttttttataattttacaAGGCTTTTCTCTTTGCAGGTCCAGCAGCACCACTCCTTTCCTCTCTCTTCCAGGCTTCAGCCATCTTTTGGGCAGCACGTGCCAAATATCAACAGTCCTATTATTTGTCCAGCTAGCTGATGTGTCACCATGCAGACAGCACAATCTCGCTTCCTAGAGAGTGTTTCTATTGCGACTAGTACAGAAACGTGTTTCTAGTCAACATCGGGTCAGAGTCATGTGAATATTAATCATCACTAAGTCAAATATTGTTTATTTCCAGCTATCCAATCAAGCTGGCACGGTGCTTGCTTCTCATTAACCATCTAGTTAAGCTGGCAACATGAATGCCCTCAAATTCAATAGTAACTCCTACTCGGTTTTGTCTGAGTAGCAACCTGTCACTTTTCGCTTTTGATTTGCAAACTCGAGTTGCTTTATCACCTTGAGTTTGGAAGGCTTGTTAAAGGAGAATTAATGCAGTGATGTGTTAAAATATATTCTAGGTTAATGGTAGAGAGCATTTTTTCTAAGTCTGTAGGGGTAACTTCCCATATGTAATAATCCTTATTTCATTTAGGTTAGCTTACCATATTTATAATTGTCTGAACTTCTATATGTGGAGGCATCTTGTATGTCATCCTACAACCAAATCCAATACAAGTTCTCTTTTTCTTTCCTCTATTTTCACACATCTAACGTAGTTTAACAGTATAGAAAggtttttttctaaaaaaaataccAACCTGGATGTATATATCAAACACACTCCTTCCAAGACTGGTATAGGTTCTATCATTTGTAAAAGATATCTCAGCAAAGTGCAAGATGACATTGTAACTCCCATTTTCCAAGCAATAACGAATGTAAGAGAGTGAGAGGGGAGACATCCGTGCATTATTGTACAATTCAGAGAGGCCTTTTGATGGTGTACTTTCAATAAAACGTGCATTTTGATCATTATTATTATCCATAAAGTCCCCAGTGCTACTTAATCCCCAATAATTGGTGTAAGTACTGAAATATCTAGCAGAACCACCATCAACTCCTGCATCTCCTTCATAATCAACTTCTCTATCGCTCTCCTTTACAGTAAAATCATTTCCACCACTATTAACATGCAACGAACACCCATCTGCCAAGGAAAATAATAGAATTAGATGCTCAAAACATTTGTCACAAATTGGAAAACGATCTAACAGAAAATATTTCCAATGATTAGGTTGCGAATACTCAAATCACCTAAAAACTGTAGATACACGACTTTAGGACTGAAACCAACCTTAAATGTCTCTATGTTTAATATCAAAAAGGAAACTACTTTGCTACAGTCTCTTGCATAGTTGAGCAATTTTGCTATTCGAGTGAAGAAGAGGAAGGCCAAGTGGCTAAAGATATATTGTTAGATTCTTCCTACTGTTGGATTTCATATTCCATATGAAATTGAATAACTTTCCAGAGAAGTAAAGAACATACTTACACCGAGGACAAGTGAAATCCTTCGTACATGGAAGAATTCTCTTTCTGTAGAAGTTAAAGCACAAAAGCAGTTAGACTCAACTCTGAATCAGATAGGAAAGCAACCACTTCTAAAGCTCAGTTTCATCAGAAATCAAAATTTTAAGTTTTCAGAATAATAAGGAGAATCATCTTACAAGGGGCTTACTGCTGCAGAGCTCTTGTACAAGTTCAAATACAGATTCCTGTAGAAGGAATAATTATCAGAACCAAAGATGCTTATGATTATCCAATAAATAACTTAAGAGCATGAATTAATAAAAATGGACCTTTCCTTACATGTTTTGCTGACAAGCATTTTGGTCAGGTCCTTGCCAGGTAAAATTATTGTAGGAAAGATCACTGCATGCAATGGATGTTGTTAGATGGCTTCTTCCCGATTATGAACCAAGCAGTTGTGAGATTCACATGAAGACAAAAATGTGGAAAAAATAATGCCAACATGAACGAGTCAAAATGCTTTTCGCATGCCACGGCACGATCACTATGTTTATGAATAAAAACCGTGACATGTTCCGCAAGGACTGAGCCCATCATACACCAGCAGACTCTAAAGATAGGATGCTTAATAGCACACTCTAACTGTACAATGGTTTCCACATATCGGTATAATTTGACCTACAATGTTTGAATGCCCGCGATATCACTCAGTGAAGGAAATGTCTGAGCTGGTCCACCTATGTCACTGATCCTCCTGTATACAAAATTGACCATGAGAGAACCAACATAGAGTAAATGCTCTACAAGAACCTAATGAAAAATAGTTAAGTAATGGCGAAAAGTTCTATACTTACAAATCTGTTAACTTATTCAGAAGAGATATGTTTGATGGAATGGGACCCTCTAGTCCAGTGGCATGCATCTCCCTTCATATATCGTCAAGAAAAATTTTAGAAACTCTGccaattttcttttttgaaattcgGGAGGTATTTCCAAAGATCTTACAGTTTGGTAAGTTGTTTCCAGTTCTGTATGAAATCTGGAATCTGTCCACTGAAATTGTTATCATTTATCCTACTGTTTAGAAAAATTAAACTGTGAGATATTCTATTCCACGAAAAATATAGGAGCTAAAAGAATCAGGGCTAGAATTTATGTCTTACAAATCTGTTAAATTTACGAGTTCAGAAAATGAAGTTGGCACCTCTCCCACCAATTGGTTGGAGGATAAAAACCTGAAATTAGAAAAAGGAATAATCACCCACTCATCTATGCATCAATCATTCACGTGCCAAATGCCAATTATTCACGTTACACCATAAGCTACAATTACCTTTAGAGTTTTCATTGTTATCAATTCTGATGAATCAATCTTCCCGGCATTTATCAGCTTTGCAATCTTTCCCAACCCAACTGGCTGCATGGAGCACATAAACAAGGACCAATTAAGCAGAAGATAACCACTAACATTAATCCAAAGGTTTACAACCATCAGTGGTTTCACTCTCCAAATAATCTTCACATATCTTTACTCAATCACAAAATAATATTAGTAACGTATTTACCATATC
The nucleotide sequence above comes from Lycium barbarum isolate Lr01 chromosome 3, ASM1917538v2, whole genome shotgun sequence. Encoded proteins:
- the LOC132630444 gene encoding probable LRR receptor-like serine/threonine-protein kinase RFK1, which produces MNNLERDWMYDRLDDMLHNFLLLKVPFLDDMPVGLGKIAKLINAGKIDSSELITMKTLKVIVAYGVTFLSSNQLVGEVPTSFSELVNLTDFRINDNNFSGQIPDFIQNWKQLTKLEMHATGLEGPIPSNISLLNKLTDLRISDIGGPAQTFPSLSDIAGIQTFDLSYNNFTWQGPDQNACQQNMNLYLNLYKSSAAVSPLKRILPCTKDFTCPRYGCSLHVNSGGNDFTVKESDREVDYEGDAGVDGGSARYFSTYTNYWGLSSTGDFMDNNNDQNARFIESTPSKGLSELYNNARMSPLSLSYIRYCLENGSYNVILHFAEISFTNDRTYTSLGRSVFDIYIQVEKLVWKDFNIVNEVDGVQRPVVRHFNTSVTDNTLEIRFYWAGKGTTRIPSRGHYGPLISAISLKPTFGSCSEEDKKSVTAYIIVGVVAACIFLLVMNLESMEPQTVSYTLKQIKAATNNFDASNKIGEGGLFSRYYGRLSDGTSVAVKQLSHSSRQGNREFLNEIGMISCLQHPNLVNLHGCCIKGTELLLVYEYLENNSLSRALFNSEKSQLILDWPTRVKICVGIAKGLAYLHEESSLRIVHRDIKATNVLLDRDLNPKISDFGLARLTGDDNTHISTRVVGTIGYMAPEYALWGYLTYKADVYSFGIEKARGVISSPSHHPNTPIDKPSVVTPRVPPPPTANVDDVDPLVSDDDRSPSPMH